The following is a genomic window from Gymnodinialimonas ceratoperidinii.
GCCGCAATCGCCCCATCCCGCGCGGTTTGCATGTCTGCGGTCGCAATGACCTCCGCGCCGGCAAAGACCCCGGACGCTATGATCGTGGGGATCGACATCAGCATCGCGATACGGGCCGCGCTCTCGCGATCGTAACCCAGATACCGCGCCGCGCTGATGGTGATGCCTGACCGGGAGGTGCCGGGTATCAGCGCGACAGCCTGCCAAAGCCCCATGATTATCGCGTGGCGCAGGCTCCACTCCTCGGCGTGTTTCTCATGCGAGCCTTTCTGGTCGAACCAGTAGAGCACGAGACCGAAGAGAAGCATTGTCCAGCCGATCACCGCAATCGAGCGCAGGCTGTCGTAGATACCGGTGATTTCCAGAAACAACCCGAACAGGATCACCGGGATCGTCGAGAGCACCAACAGTATCGCCAGCTTCGCCCCGGGCGTATCCACACGCCCGGTGAGCATCCGCGGCGTGCCAATGAGCGCCGCTTTCACGTCACGCCAGAAGTACAGGATCACGGCACCCAACGTGCCGACGTGAACGGCCACATCGATTGCCTGCCCCTGATCCTCTGACCCCAGAAGATTCGGGAGCAGGATCAGGTGTCCGGACGACGAAACGGGCAAGAACTCCGTCACACCTTGAATTAATGCGAGAAGGAAGAGTGTGAGCAGGTCCATATTTGGCTCCGAGTACGTCGTTCTAACTATCGATAATTATTTGTTAAAATTGAAATTAGGTAACGTTAGCTGACCAAATTTCGGTACGGTCTGTTGCGGCAGAGTGTCCAAGGTCATCGAAAAGCACCAAATAGGTCAGCATAGCTGTCTTTTTATCCCCAAAGGCCCCGGTTATACGGACGTTCTAATCGACGGAGGAAGCGTTGTGGCCAAGCAACCCATGTTGAAATTCGTGACCGTGGGCAAGGAAATGCCCGAAAAGCGGGAAGCGGACCAGCGGAAAGAAGATTTCGCCGAAATCTACGGCGAGTATGCAACGGCGAAGGCGGCAGAGCAGGCCGGTCGTTGCAGCCAATGTGGTGTGCCCTACTGCCAATCCCATTGCCCGTTGCACAACAACATCCCCGATTGGCTGAAACTGACGGCCGAGGGGCGGCTGCGCGAGGCCTACGATATCTCGCAGGCAACCAACACATTTCCGGAGATTTGCGGCCGGATCTGCCCACAGGATCGGCTCTGCGAAGGCAATTGCGTCATCGAGCAGTCGGGACACGGCACTGTCACCATCGGCTCCGTCGAGAAATATATTACAGATACCGCGTGGGATAACGGTTGGGTCATGCCCATCGCCCCGGCGGAAGAGCGCCCCGAGTCCGTTGGTATCATCGGCGCCGGTCCGGGCGGCCTGGCTGCCGCCGACATGCTGCGTCGCGCAGGGCTGCAGGTGACGGTCTATGATCGCTACGACCGGTCCGGCGGGCTGATGATGTACGGCATTCCCGGCTTCAAGCTGGAAAAAGACGTCGTCGTGCGTCGCAACAAGCAACTTGAAGACGGCGGCGTGAAATTCGTTCTGAACTGCAACGTGGGCGAGGATATCTCCTTCTCCGAGATCCGCGAGAAGCACGATTTCGTCGTGATCGCCACGGGCGTTTACAAATCCCGTGAGCTGGACGGCCCCGGTTCGGGCAGCGGCGGCATCATCCGCGCGATCGACTACCTGACCGCATCAAACCGCAAGTCATTCGGCGACGACGTGCCCGAATTCGAAAGCGGTGAGTTGAGCGCCGAGGGCAAGCGCGTCGTCGTCATCGGCGGCGGCGACACGGCGATGGACTGCGTGCGCACCGCGACGCGGCAGGGCGCGACATCGGTCAAGTGCCTCTACCGCCGCGACGAGGCGAACATGCCGGGCTCCATGCGCGAAGTGCAGAACGCCAAGGAAGAGGGCGTCGATTTCGTCTGGCTCTCCTCTCCCAAGGGCTTCACCGACGGCAAGGGTGCCGTGAATGGCGTGATGATCCAGAAGATGCGTCTGGGCGCTCCCGACCAGACCGGGCGGCAAAGCCCGGAAATCATCGAGAACGCGGATTACATCGAAGAAGCCGACATGGTCATCAAGGCGCTCGGTTTCTCGCCCGAAGATCTGCCGACGCTCTGGGATACGCCCGAACTTGAGGTGACCCGGTGGGGCACCGTGAAAGCCAGCCGCACCCATGAGACCGAGCTGCCGAACGTCTATGCCGTGGGCGATATCGTCCGGGGCGCGAGCCTTGTGGTCTGGGCGATCCGTGACGGACGCGAAGCCGCGGAGGCGATTCTGGAACGCGTGTATCTTGGTGCCACCGTGGCCGCTGAGTAGTCGCCCCCTCGGCGCGCTCGATGGGGCCACGGCCTGAAACTGACAAGAAAGCTGACCGAATGAACGCCATTCGCAAACAGATCCTCACCGCTGCGCTGGGCATGGCCATTCTGGCCAGCGCCCCCGTCGCTGCGAACGCACAGGGTGCGAACACGCAATTCGCGGTGCCTGACGGATGTACGGCTTTCCTGACGGTTCAGTCCCGCTCGTGCCTCATCGCTCATTATTGGACGTGTGAGGCGGACCCGGAAGGCACCCATTGGCGGGTAACCCTCGATCAGGAAGGCGCCTTCTACCTGAATTATACGGACACGGAGTTTCGCTGGCTGCGCGCCTTCAATCTCCGCAGCGGCTCCACCGACACGTTGATCGAGCCCGAGGACGATCCGGCTTCCCTGTCGGACCTTCTGGAAACCGGCAGCGACACGATGGCCTTCTCTGTCCGCGAAGAGCGCGCCGAAGGCACGTTCCGTCGCGATTACACCGGGTACGACAGGCTGACCGGAGCCTCTGTCACCGTCGACGGCGAGGAGCTTCTCGTCACCGATTTCGCCTACCAGTGGGAAACCGAAGCAGGCCCGAGAGAGACCGAAGGCAGCCAATTCGTGAGCCCGCGTCTTGGCCTGTTTTTTGGCGGGTTAGAGACTGTCACAACGCCATCCGGCGAGGTGTTCGAGGGCAACTACAGCCCGATGGAGTTCGCCGAACCGGGCGAGGCAGGGTTCCTCTCGACCACACCGCAGTACGATTGCGGCGACGTGATGAGTAGAGCCACGTCTCCCGTTGGTGACTTCGGATGATCGTTCTCGCATACGCAGCAGGCTCTGACCTGCTGATTAGACACACATTCAGTGAACTGTGCCGCTCCCAAGCGCCGGTCGCTTCCAGCGTTTTATCCTGAGGAGGATGACTATGACCCAATTCGACGCCAACTGGGCCGCCGCCGAAGAGGCGAAGCGCAAATGGATGGAAGAAAACGGCATGTTCCGCGAAGAGGACGAGCATTCGTCCTGCGGTGTGGGGCTTGTGGTTTCCATTGACGGCAAGCCCACGCGGTCGGTCGTAGAGGCGGGCATCTCCGCGCTCAAGGCGATCTGGCACCGCGGCGCGGTGGACGCGGATGGCAAGACCGGTGACGGCGCCGGCATCCACGTGCAGATCCCCGTGCCCTTCTTCGCCGAGCAGGTGCAGCGCACCGGCCACGAGATGCGCGACGAGCTGATGGCGGTGGGCCAGGTCTTCCTGCCGCGCAGCGACTTCGGCGCGCAGGAGGTTTGCCGGACCATCGTGGAATCCGAGGTTCTGCGGATGGGCTATTACATCTACGGCTGGCGCCACGTGCCGGTGGATGTGACCTGCCTTGGCGAGAAGGCCAACGCCACCCGCCCCGAGATCGAGCAGATCATCATCTCCAACGCCAAGGGCGTCGACGAAGAGACCTTCGAGCGCGAGCTCTACGTCATCCGTCGCCGGATCGAGAAGGCCGCCGCCGCGGCCGGCGTGCGCGAGCTTTACCTCTGTTCGCTGTCCTGCCGCTCGGTGATCTACAAGGGCATGATGCTGGCCGAGCAGGTGGCGGAGTTCTACCCCGACCTGCAGGATGAGCGTTTCGAGAGCGCCTTCGCGATCTACCACCAGCGCTATTCCACCAACACCTTCCCCCAGTGGTGGCTCGCGCAGCCGTTCCGCATGTTGGCCCACAACGGCGAGATCAACACGCTCAAGGGCAACCTGAACTGGATGAAAAGCCACGAGATCCGCATGGCCTCGGGCTTCTTCGGAGACATGGCCGAGGACATCAAGCCGATCGTCGCGGGCGGCTCCAGCGACTCCGCCGCGCTGGATGCGGTCTTTGAGGTCATGGTCCGCGCCGGCCGCTCCGCACCGATGGCCAAGACCATGCTGGTGCCTGAGGCATGGAGCCAGACGGCGACCGAGCTGCCGAAGCCCTGGCTCGACATGTATTCCTACTGCAACTCCGTGATGGAGCCCTGGGACGGCCCCGCCGCGCTGGCGATGACCGACGGGCGTTGGGTCTGTGCCGGGCTCGACCGGAGCGGCCTGCGCCCGATGCGCTATGTCGTGACCGGTGACGGCTTGCTGATCGCAGGGTCCGAGACCGGCATGGTCCCGGTCGATGAAGCGAACGTCGTTGAAAAGGGCGCGTTGGGCCCCGGTCAGATGATCGCCGTCGACATGCAGGACCAGGCTCTGTTCCACGACTCCGAGATCAAGGATGCGCTTGCAGCCAGCCGCGATTTCGGCGGGTGGGTCAGCCGGATCACCGATCTCGAGAAAGAGACCAGCGGGCAGACGGAACAGGCTCTATTCAGCGGTGCAGAGTTGCGTCGCCGTCAGGTCGCGGCGGGCTACAGCATCGAGGAAGTCGAGCAGATCCTCGCGCCCATGGCCGAGGACGCGAAAGAGGCGCTGGCCTCCATGGGCGACGACACGCCAAGCGCGGTGCTCTCCTCCCAGTATCGGCCCCTGTCGCACTACTTCCGGCAGAACTTCAGCCAGGTTACCAACCCGCCCATCGACAGCCTGCGCGAATACCGCGTGATGTCCCTGAAGACGCGGTTCGGCAACCTGAAGAACGTGCTGGACGAAGACAGCTCGCAGACCGAGATCCTCGTGCTCAACAGCCCCTTCGTGGCGAACGCGCAGTTCGACAAGATGGTGAGCTACTTCGGCGATTCCGTCGCGACGCTGGATTGTACCTTCGAGGCGGGCGGAGAGAGCGGCGCGTTGCGCAAGGGGCTGGAGCGGCTGCGGGCCGAGGCCGAGGATGCCGTACGCTCCGGCGCGGGGCACATCGTTTTGACCGATCAGGGTCAAGGCGAAGGTCGTGTGGCGATACCGATGATCCTTGCCACCAGTGCCGTTCATTCGGGCCTGACCCGCAAGGGTCTGCGGACCTTCTGCTCGCTCAACGTGCGCTCGGCCGAGTGCATTGACCCGCATTACTTCGCCGTTCTCGTCGGCTGTGGCGCCACCACGGTGAATGCCTACTTGGCGCAAGACAGCATCGCTGACCGGATCGACCGCGGGTTGATCGAAGGCACCCTGACCGAGGCGATGGCCCGCTACCGCGCGGCGATCGACGCGGGCCTGCTCAAGATTATGGGCAAGATGGGCATCTCGGTGATCTCATCCTACCGGGGCGGCTTGAACTTCGAGGCGGTGGGCCTCTCGCGTGCGATGGTCGCGGAATATTTCCCCGGCATGCTCAGCCGGATCAGCGGTATCGGCGTCAGCGGTCTGCAGACCAAGGTGGAGGAGGTCCACGCCAAGGGCTTCCTGCGCGGTGAAGGTGTTCTGCCCATCGGTGGTTTATACAAGGCGCGCCGCTCGGGTGAGACCCACGCGTGGCAGGCGACGAACATGCATATCCTGCAAGAAGCCTGTAACCGCGCCTCTTACGGGCTTTGGAAGCAGTATTCGGCCCAGATGCGGATGAACCCGCCGATCCACCTGCGCGATTTGATGGCGATCAAGCCGATGGGTGCCCCGGTCCCGATCGAGGAAGTCGAGAGCATCACCTCGATCCGCAAGCGTTTTGTCACGCCCGGCATGTCGCTCGGCGCGCTGTCGCCCGAAGCGCACAAGACCCTGAACGTTGCGATGAACCGGATCGGTGCGAAGTCCGACTCGGGCGAGGGCGGCGAAGATCCGGCGCATTTCGTGCCCGAGCCCAACGGTGACAACCCAAGCGCCAAGATCAAGCAGGTCGCCTCTGGCCGGTTCGGTGTGACCGCCGAATACCTGAACCAGTGTGAAGAGCTGGAGATCAAGGTCGCCCAGGGCGCCAAGCCCGGAGAGGGCGGTCAGTTGCCCGGCATGAAGGTCACCGACCTGATTGCACGGCTGCGTCATTCCACGCCCGGCGTGATGCTGATCTCTCCGCCGCCGCACCACGACATCTACTCGATCGAGGACCTCGCGCAGCTGATCTACGACCTCAAGCAGATCAACCCGCGTTGCAAGGTGACGGTGAAGCTTGTTGCCTCCTCCGGCGTTGGCACGATCGCGGCGGGTGTGGCCAAGGCCAAGGCCGACGTGATCCTGATTTCCGGTCACAACGGCGGCACCGGCGCAAGCCCTGCCACCTCGATCAAATACGCCGGCCTCCCGTGGGAGATGGGCCTGACCGAGGCGCATCAGGTTCTGGCGATGAACAACCTGCGCGGTCGCGTGACCCTGCGGACCGATGGTGGCCTGCGCACCGGGCGCGACATCGTCATGGCGGCGATGATGGGGGCCGAGGAATACGGCATCGGCACCGCCGCGCTGATCGCCATGGGCTGCATCATGGTGCGTCAGTGCCAGTCCAACACCTGCCCGGTGGGCGTCTGCACGCAAGACGAAGCACTCCGTGACAAGTTCACGGGCAACGCCGACAAGGTGGTGAACCTGATCACCTTCTATGCCGAGGAAGTGCGCGAGATCCTGGCCGAGATCGGGGCTCGCAGCCTCGACGAGGTGATCGGCCGCGCTGACCTGCTGAGCCAGGTGAGCCGGGGTGCGGCGCATCTGGATGACCTCGACCTCAACCCGATGCTCATCACCGTCGATGGCGCGGATCGGATCGTCTACGACCGGAACAAGCCGCGCAATGCGGTGCCGGATACGCTGGATGCACAGATCGTGAAGGATGCCGACCGCTTCCTGCAGGATGGCGAGAAGATGCAGCTTTCCTACGCGGTGCAGAACACGCAGCGGACCATCGGCACGCGCACCTCGAGCCATATCGTCAAGAACTTCGGGATGCGCAACGACCTGCAGCCGGACCATCTGACGGTGAAGCTGAAGGGCTCGGCTGGCCAATCGCTCGGCGCCTTCGCGGCGCCGGGTCTGAAGCTGGAGGTTTCGGGCGATAGCAACGACTACGTCGGCAAGGGCCTCTCGGGGGGCACCATCGTGGTGCGTCCGCCGATGGCCTCGCCGCTGAAGGCGTCCGAGAACGTGATCATCGGCAACACGGTGCTTTACGGGGCGACCGATGGCTACCTCTTTGCCGCAGGTCGCGCGGGCGAGCGGTTTGCCGTCCGCAACTCGGGCGCGAAAACGGTGATCGAGGGCTGCGGCTCCAATGGTTGCGAGTACATGACTGGCGGTGTCGTCGTCATCCTCGGCTCGATCAGCGCGAACTTCGGGGCGGGCATGACGGGCGGGATGGCCTATCTCTACGATCCCGACGGCGATGCCCTGCCGCAGATGAACATGGAAACGCTGGTGACCTGCCCTGTGACGGTCGACCACTGGGAAGCGCAGCTGCGCGATCTGGTGGAGCGCCATGCCGAAGAGACCGGCAGCGTGAAGGCGCGCGACATCCTGCAACATTGGGAAACCGAGCGCGCCAATTTCGTTCAGGTCTGCCCGAAAGAAATGCTCGACAAGATCCCGGTCGGTCTGGGTCTCGAAGAGACCGCCGTTCCGGCAGAGTAAACCGCCCGTCGACAAAAAAGCCCCCGCTCCGCAGTTAAGCAGGGCGGGGGCTTTTGTCTGTTCAGGCCTACGCGGCGGTCCGCTCAGGCAGAGACGAAATCCGACTTCGCGTAACCTTGGATGAACAAAAGCGCCGTCAGATCGCCGTGATTGATGCGGTGCTTTGCCTGCTCCTGCACGGTTGGCTTGGCGTGCAACGCCACGCCGGTGCCGGCCAATTGAAGCATCCCCAGATCATTGGCCCCATCGCCTACCGCCAGCACATCGTCAGGCTGGATACCGAGGCTCTTTGTGATCCGCCGGAGAGCTTCCACCTTTGCGTCGCGGCCCACGATCGGGCGCGCGACGTCGCCTGTCAGGACACCGTTTTCGGCGAGCAGGACGTTGGCCTGATGCTCATCAAAGCCGAGTTTTTCTGCGATGGCTTGCGTAAATGCGGTGAAACCACCGGACACCAGCGCGCAATGAGCGCCATGGGCTTTAATGGTCGCGAGCAATGTCGCACCGCCCGGCATCAAGGTGATGCGCCGTTCCAGCACCGTGGCGATGGTGCTTTCGGGGAGACCTTTCAGAAGTCCCACACGCTCCAGCAGCGCGGCCTCGAAATCCAACTCGCCATTCATGGCGCGGGATGTGATCGCCGCGACACGCTCTCCGAAACCGGCCTCGTCTGCCAGCTCGTCGATGCATTCCTGCTGGATAATGGTGCTGTCCATGTCGGCCAGCAGAACCTTACGCTTCCGATCCTCCGCCTTCTGCCAGACCATATCTACGCCCTCGGCGCTCAGGCTCTCCCACACCGTCTGAATGTTGCGCGGGATTTTCGGCACGTCGAATTCCGCGCAATGGTTCGGGTCCAGCCAGGTCGCATCGCCCCCTCCCATCGCGTTGCGCAGGTTCGTCACGAGGCTCGCGTCAAGGTACATGGCGTGGTTTGTCAGCAGAGTGACCGTGTGCATCGTCAGAAGGCTCCAAGAAATTTTGGGCACATTAAGGCGCGACGGGATGATGGGCTAGGGCCAACGTGAGCGGTTGTCAGGTAGGTGGCGGCGGCGCTTGAACATCACGTGTCTGCGCCGCCGATCAGAGCCGTTTAGTCGTAACCCGTCATCTCCAAATACCCTCGACCGGCGTGAGTGCCGGTAAAGGAAATCGGGCCCTCCCAATAGGGGAATGACGTGTCCATCCAGCTGTTCGGGTTCAGGGCTCGCGTCGTAATGTCGATGTCGCGTTCAGGAAATTCCAACCGCCATTCCACTGGCACGTCCCGCCCCGCGACGCGATGCGTTGCCAGTGGTGTGAGGGTGATGGCCCCGTCGCCATAGGCTTGCGTGGTTCCATCGGCAGCGATGTAGGTGGCGGAGGTGAACGGTGCATCCGTATCGTCGCGCAAGGCAAACGCCATCAGGCGCGCGCCCTCCGGCAATTGTAGGGAAAACCACTCCCATCCGCTCTGCGTGTCCGACAGAGGCTGCGACGACCATTCGCGGTCCAGCCAGCCAGATCCGGTCACCGCCACCGGACCACTGGGCAGCATAAGCGTTCCGGTGACGTCGTAGAAAGGCTGCGAGTAATAGTAACTCGCCTGACCTTCGGCGCTTTTGACAGAGTAGCCGACATCGCCGTGAAAGATCAGCGGGCCGTCAGCCTGTAGCTCCAGGTCATAGGCAAAGTCGGCACCCCGCGCAGAGAGGGTTAGTGCATCAAGGGCGTCCCCCTCTGATGCCGTGGCGCTCATCTGCCAATCATCGATGAAGGCTCTGAACGGCTGAGTAGTGACGCCAGCTTGCCCAATCCCGCCGCGCGCGAGGCGTTCTGCACTGAAATGCGCGTCGGCGGTCGTCAACCCGGCGTGACCCATGAGCAACTGGGGCGCCGTCCAGTCATTGGAGGTCTCAGGAGCCAGCGCGCTGCGAAACAGGGTCCATTGGATGCCATAGGCGTTGCCCGCAGCATCCTCGAGCGTGGCTGTCAGGTACCACCACTCGATGCGGAAATCCGGGTGCGGGCCGTGATCGTCGGGAAAGGAAAACTCGGGTTCAGGCGCAGGGATCGCAAAGCCATCGGCGGAGGTGCCAAGTCCCGCGAACCCTTGGCCGAACGTCACTTGCGGGCCAAATAAGAGAGCAAGAGCGAGAAGAAACCGCATCATCAGCGCTCCTGTGCGAAAACTTGCGTGAGCCGCGCGGGCGCAATCCTGGCGAGGCGAAGCGTCGGACCAAGCGCCGCAAGGCCGGCGGCGAGGAGGGCTAAAATGCCCAACATGAGCCAATCACCGGGGAACACACGCATCGGCAGCCGCCACCCGAAGGCTTCGACGTTCACGATTGCGAGCAGCACCCAGGCTAAGGCGAGTCCGACGGGCAAGGCCGCCAAGAAGGTGATGGCCGCGAGGATCAGGCTGCGCGCCATCTCGACCCACGCCAAGGTTGCGCGCGACGCGCCGATGGCCCAGATCGGTGCAAGCTGCGGCAGCCGCAGATTAGCGAGCGTCAGGAGACTGGTCAGCAAAGCGATGCCTGCGACGCCAAGCGTGAGGACGTTCAGGGCACCGGTCACACGGAACGTCTGATCGAACACGTCGACCGAGAACGCCTTGACCTGCGCCTGATTGGTGACGGCATCCGCAGGCAGGCCAAATTCATCCCGCAGCCGCGAGGCTAACTCCGGCGCGCGTTCAGGTGACACGCGGATTGCAAACCGAGTGGCGCGCGACGCAGGATAAGTCTCTGTCAGGCGGTTCAGAGACACAATCGCCTGTCCACTCGGGTTTCCGTAGTCGGAGTAAACCCCCACAATCGGAAGGCCCCCGGCAATCGCAAGCGTGTCGCCGAGCCTCAGTCCCTCACGGCGCGCCATCTGCTCATTGACCAATGCGGCATTCCCGGTGGCAAGTGCCTCCCATGCATCGGGAGTTTGCGAGAGAAGCGGCCAAGCCTCCCGGTACGTCGCATGATCCACAACGCCGAACAGCTCGGCAGGCCGATCGAACAACCGCACCTCTGTCGACACGATCGGAAGGATCGCGTCGACCTCCGGCGCGAGAGCGGCCATCAAGGCCTCCGCCTCGTCAGGCGTGGCGGCGCTCACGTAGAGCTCTGAGGCAAGGCGCTGATCGAGCCAGCCCAGAAACGTCGTGCGGAAGGAACCCACCATGGTCGAGACGCCGACGTTTGCCGACAGCGCCAGAAGGAGCGCCATCAAGGCGAGCGAAAGCCCCGGTATCTGTTGCTTGGTGTCAGCCACGACCCACTCTGCAAAGGCGCCTTTCGGTCGGATGAGGGACAGGGCAGCGGTCATAACCATCGGCAGCGCCAAGGCAGCGCCGATCAACAGGCACGCCAAACAGGCGAAGGCCGCGAGCAAGCCCTGCCCAAGCCACGCCAGTGTCCCCGACGCCACGAAAAGTGCCAGTGCCACGAGTCCTTGCAAGCGGATTATTCTGCCGGAGGCCTGCGCCCAGGCCCGTGGCATCGCAGGTGCCAGAAGCGGCATCCGCGCGGTGCGTATCATCGCCTGAACGGCGGCAGCACCTGTGCCAAGGAGCGTGATAAACAGTCCCGAAACCGCCCAATAGGGACTGAAACTCAGCACGCCGTCGATCTCGGCCCCGTAGAGCCCTCGCAATGTGCCGGCCACCCCCGGCAACAAGCTCGTTGCGATCAAGTATCCCAAGGCCACCCCAATGATGCCCGCGATCAAGGCGATGCCCGCAAGCTCTAGCGATAGAGCGACAAGAATGGTCCGCAGCGGCGTTCCCAAGGCGCGCAGGGTTCGCAGAAGCGCGCGTCGTTGCTCGAACGCGAGGCCGATTGCGGCGTGGACGATGAACAGCCCAACGCCAAAAGCGAGGAAGCCGAAGGCTGTCAGATTGAGGTGAAAGCTATCGGTAAGCCGCGCGATATCGTTGCCGGTCTGGGGCTCGCGCAGGGAGAGGTCCGTTGCGGAGCTCAGGGGCGGCAATCCGAAGGGCTGATCAGGATCGACGAGGAGGTAAGACGGCCCGCTTTGATCAATGAGTCGCGCAGCGGTGGAGATGTCCGTGATTGCAGCCGCGGGCGGAATGGAGTCGCGGATTTCAATAGGCGGCAAACCACCGGGAAGGGGGCCTGAGGCTGTCGCCTCACTCATCAGCAAAATGCCCGGAGCCGTGAAGAACCCTACGAGATCCAGGCTGCCCTCCAGCGACGGCCCCTGCGCCTCTTCCGGCATGGTGAGCGGGTCAATTCCAAGAACGCGCAACCGCCCCTCCGGATCGCGAAGTTCACCTGATATGACCGGCGAGACGAGATACCCTGCCTCTCGCAGGTTCAGATAGACGTCGATTGCGATGGGCTGCCCATCCGCGCGCATCAATCGTGTCAGTTGATCCTGCCCCAAGGTGGTCGCCGCGCGGTCATAAGCGGCGCGCGCCTCGGAGTTGATCGCCTGAACGCCCGTCCAGAGTGCCGTCGCCAGCGCCAGCCCCAACGCCAACATTGCAAACTGACTCGGATGCCGCCGCCAGTGCGAAAGAAGGCTCGAAACTGCGGTGTAGAGCATGTCCTAGCCTTCCAACCGCCCGCGTGACAGATGCACCCGGCGCTGCAAGCTGTCCGCAAGTCGCGGCGAATGCGTCACCATCAACAGCCCCGCGCCGGTTTCCGCAACCAAAGCCAGCAACAGCCCAAGAACGGTGTCACCGGTGTCTTCGTCGAGGTTGCCAGTAGGCTCGTCAGCCAGGATCAATGCCGGCCGAGAGACGAGGGCGCGCGCAATGGCCACGCGCTGCTGCTGCCCTCCCGAGAGTTGTTCAGGATATCTCGTGAGCAGATCCGCAAGCCCGAGACGCCCGGCAAGCTCCGCCGCGAACGGTGCGTCGTGCCGATTGGCCAGCCGCGCCTGTAGCGAGATGTTTTTCTCCACCGTCAGAGAAGGCACCAGGTTGAACTGCTGAAAGATCAGCCCAATCCTCGAGCGCCGCACCCGCGCCCGGGCAGCGTCATCGAGCTGACCAATGTCGCGCCCATCAAGCAGGACCTCTCCACTATCAGGCTGATCCAGCCCTCCGGACAGATGCAGAAGCGTCGACTTGCCGGATCCGCTCTCCCCCGTCAGTGCAAGGGTCTCGCCCGCGCGCAAACTGATCGAGACACCATCAAGCACCCGCAACGGACCGCGATCCGAAGGGTAAGTCTTGCGAATATCGCGGAGGTCGAGCAGCGGGGCGTCCATGTCAAAGATGTAGCAGTCGCGCGCGCGCCGAACACCCCTTCTGCTGAAATCGCATCCGTCCGAAGCCACGGAAGTTTCCGATAGAGAACCACCTCCCCGGAAAATGTGCCACTTCCGACGCAATAGGTCTCTTTTCCGGCTTGTCGCGGTCCACGCCCCCCCGTATCCCGGCGGTGGGACACCCCTCCCCAACGAGGGGCGCATATCTGTGAGGATACCAGTAATGGTTACGAACCAACCGGCCACGCGGCCGAACACGAAACCCGTGAACCCACGTTTTTCGTCCGGCCCCTGTGCCAAACCCCCCACCTGGACAGCTGAAGCTCTGGCGGACGCCCCCCTCGGCCGTTCGCACCGCGCGGCAGAAGGCAAGGCAAAGCTGAAGCGCGCGATCGACAAGACGGCCGAGATCCTCGGCGTGCCGGAAGGCTACCGCGTCGGCATCGTGCCCGCTTCCGACACCGGCGCCGTGGAGATGGCGATGTGGTCGCTGCTGGGCGCCCGCCCCTGCACCATGCTCGCGTGGGAAAGCTTCGGCGCTGGATGGGTGACCGATGCGGT
Proteins encoded in this region:
- a CDS encoding undecaprenyl-diphosphate phosphatase, with product MDLLTLFLLALIQGVTEFLPVSSSGHLILLPNLLGSEDQGQAIDVAVHVGTLGAVILYFWRDVKAALIGTPRMLTGRVDTPGAKLAILLVLSTIPVILFGLFLEITGIYDSLRSIAVIGWTMLLFGLVLYWFDQKGSHEKHAEEWSLRHAIIMGLWQAVALIPGTSRSGITISAARYLGYDRESAARIAMLMSIPTIIASGVFAGAEVIATADMQTARDGAIAAALSFIAALCALVLMFKLLRAVSFTPYVIYRVILGVVLLLIAYT
- a CDS encoding NAD(P)-dependent oxidoreductase, which codes for MAKQPMLKFVTVGKEMPEKREADQRKEDFAEIYGEYATAKAAEQAGRCSQCGVPYCQSHCPLHNNIPDWLKLTAEGRLREAYDISQATNTFPEICGRICPQDRLCEGNCVIEQSGHGTVTIGSVEKYITDTAWDNGWVMPIAPAEERPESVGIIGAGPGGLAAADMLRRAGLQVTVYDRYDRSGGLMMYGIPGFKLEKDVVVRRNKQLEDGGVKFVLNCNVGEDISFSEIREKHDFVVIATGVYKSRELDGPGSGSGGIIRAIDYLTASNRKSFGDDVPEFESGELSAEGKRVVVIGGGDTAMDCVRTATRQGATSVKCLYRRDEANMPGSMREVQNAKEEGVDFVWLSSPKGFTDGKGAVNGVMIQKMRLGAPDQTGRQSPEIIENADYIEEADMVIKALGFSPEDLPTLWDTPELEVTRWGTVKASRTHETELPNVYAVGDIVRGASLVVWAIRDGREAAEAILERVYLGATVAAE
- the gltB gene encoding glutamate synthase large subunit; translation: MTQFDANWAAAEEAKRKWMEENGMFREEDEHSSCGVGLVVSIDGKPTRSVVEAGISALKAIWHRGAVDADGKTGDGAGIHVQIPVPFFAEQVQRTGHEMRDELMAVGQVFLPRSDFGAQEVCRTIVESEVLRMGYYIYGWRHVPVDVTCLGEKANATRPEIEQIIISNAKGVDEETFERELYVIRRRIEKAAAAAGVRELYLCSLSCRSVIYKGMMLAEQVAEFYPDLQDERFESAFAIYHQRYSTNTFPQWWLAQPFRMLAHNGEINTLKGNLNWMKSHEIRMASGFFGDMAEDIKPIVAGGSSDSAALDAVFEVMVRAGRSAPMAKTMLVPEAWSQTATELPKPWLDMYSYCNSVMEPWDGPAALAMTDGRWVCAGLDRSGLRPMRYVVTGDGLLIAGSETGMVPVDEANVVEKGALGPGQMIAVDMQDQALFHDSEIKDALAASRDFGGWVSRITDLEKETSGQTEQALFSGAELRRRQVAAGYSIEEVEQILAPMAEDAKEALASMGDDTPSAVLSSQYRPLSHYFRQNFSQVTNPPIDSLREYRVMSLKTRFGNLKNVLDEDSSQTEILVLNSPFVANAQFDKMVSYFGDSVATLDCTFEAGGESGALRKGLERLRAEAEDAVRSGAGHIVLTDQGQGEGRVAIPMILATSAVHSGLTRKGLRTFCSLNVRSAECIDPHYFAVLVGCGATTVNAYLAQDSIADRIDRGLIEGTLTEAMARYRAAIDAGLLKIMGKMGISVISSYRGGLNFEAVGLSRAMVAEYFPGMLSRISGIGVSGLQTKVEEVHAKGFLRGEGVLPIGGLYKARRSGETHAWQATNMHILQEACNRASYGLWKQYSAQMRMNPPIHLRDLMAIKPMGAPVPIEEVESITSIRKRFVTPGMSLGALSPEAHKTLNVAMNRIGAKSDSGEGGEDPAHFVPEPNGDNPSAKIKQVASGRFGVTAEYLNQCEELEIKVAQGAKPGEGGQLPGMKVTDLIARLRHSTPGVMLISPPPHHDIYSIEDLAQLIYDLKQINPRCKVTVKLVASSGVGTIAAGVAKAKADVILISGHNGGTGASPATSIKYAGLPWEMGLTEAHQVLAMNNLRGRVTLRTDGGLRTGRDIVMAAMMGAEEYGIGTAALIAMGCIMVRQCQSNTCPVGVCTQDEALRDKFTGNADKVVNLITFYAEEVREILAEIGARSLDEVIGRADLLSQVSRGAAHLDDLDLNPMLITVDGADRIVYDRNKPRNAVPDTLDAQIVKDADRFLQDGEKMQLSYAVQNTQRTIGTRTSSHIVKNFGMRNDLQPDHLTVKLKGSAGQSLGAFAAPGLKLEVSGDSNDYVGKGLSGGTIVVRPPMASPLKASENVIIGNTVLYGATDGYLFAAGRAGERFAVRNSGAKTVIEGCGSNGCEYMTGGVVVILGSISANFGAGMTGGMAYLYDPDGDALPQMNMETLVTCPVTVDHWEAQLRDLVERHAEETGSVKARDILQHWETERANFVQVCPKEMLDKIPVGLGLEETAVPAE